Part of the Bacteroides acidifaciens genome, CGCGGACGGCAAACCGGTATCCCGCGAACATTGGAAGATTCGTTACGCCGACAGCGAAGAAACCCGCAGTGGCAACCGTACCGCCGATAAGATATTCGACTTGCAGGAATCCACTTTCTGGATGACAGTGGATAATGTGGCTTATCCTCATCACTTGGTGATTGACTTGAGCAAAGTGGAAACGGTGACAGGCTTCCGTTATCTTCCCCGTGCCGAAAAGAATTATCCGGGCATGATTCGCGAATATCGTGTATATGTGAAACCTGCGGATTTCAAATATTAAATTATCGTATATCAATAATCATACACCAATTATCACCATACACCAAGCATTGAATGTAAAATGAATATGAAGAAATATATCACCCTCTTGGTACTCCTTTTTATAGGAGTGCTAACCGGCTATTGCCAGCAATCCGCCTACCTGTTTGTTTACTTCATCGGAAATAAGATGAGCGAAGAAGCCATTCGAATGGCTGTCAGCCTTGACGGATATAATTATAAAGCTCTGAATGGCAACCAACCGATACTTGATTCCCGTGTGATAAGCTCTACGGGCGGAGTACGCGACCCTCATATCCTGCGTTGTGAGGATGGCAAGACATTCTATATGGTGGTTACCGACATGGTATCCGGGAACGGATGGAATTCCAACCGTGCCATGGTATTATTAAAATCGAAAGACCTGGTGCACTGGACATCCAATATTATAAATATTCAGAAGAAATATCCTGCTCAGGAAAACCTGAAACGTGTATGGGCTCCCCAAACCGTCTATGACAAGGAAGCCGGAAAGTATATGGTATATTGGTCAATGAAACATGGCAATGGCGCAGATATTATTTATTATGCATATGCCAATAAGGACTTTACCGACCTCGAAGGCGAACCGAAACCCTTGTTTCTGCCGAAGAACGGAAAATCATGTATCGACGGAGACATTATCTACAAAGACGGGCTTTATCACCTGTTCTATAAGACGGAAGGGGATGGCAATGGAATCAAAAAAGCGACTACCACCTCTCTGACTTCCGGACAATGGACGGAATCGGATGATTATAAACAGCAGACGAAAGAAGCTGTGGAAGGTGCAGGCATCTTCCCGCTGATAGGTTCGGACAAATATATTCTGATGTACGATGTATACATGAAAGGCAAGTATCAGTTTACGGAAAGTATCGACCTGGAGAACTTTAAAGTGATAGACCATGCCGTCAGCATGGATTTCCATCCCCGTCACGGCACCGTGACACCTATCACCGGAAAGGAACTGAACTGCCTGTACAAGGCCTATGGAAAACCGGAAGGCCTATAACAAGCCGAAGTAAATCACGGCTTTACTACTGGAAAATCATACATACTACTGGAAAGGTGTACAAATTATTCTTGTTAATTTGCTGCTTGCTATGCTTTTGAATAATAATTGGTAATTTTACACTTAAAAGGTATTCGCTGTAACAGTGAAACTCTTATCTTTGCGATTGATAATCTTAATGATACTTATGCCATGAGAAAATTATTCCTGCTGTCAGTTGTCTTGTTTTTGTCGTTTCAACAGGTCACTTTAGCTGCAATCAAAGAAACGGCGAGCGTACCGGATTCTGTCTCTCTTTTCTCCTATGCCACCCGCAGCGACGACGGGCGGAGCGGACTTCGTTTTGCATGGAGCATGGACGGGAAACACTGGTTCGAAGTAGGTCAGGGAACAGGCTATCTCCGTTGTGATTACAGTCGTTGGGGTTCACAGAAAAAGATGCTCGACCCCTTCTTGAAACAGCTTCCCGGTGGAGAATGGCTCTGTACCTGGAAACTGAATGCCCACGACGGATACGGACAGGCAAAATCAAAAGACCTGGTTTATTGGGAAAGCCAGAGGTATCCCCGGACAACTTCTGATTTTGAAGGCATAAGAACTAAGGCAATTATTGCCGGACAAGAACAGACAGGAAATATCAACCGTGTGTCTTGGGCAATAGTGGACGAACTGACGAAAAGCCATGAAAGGAACCAATATCGAAATGCTTTGCATGCGGAACGTCCCGTACAGGACAAAGAGCGTTTCGCCGGACTGAAACCTGTAAAGGCTACCATCACGGCGCAACCGGAAGAAACAAAGGAAATCAGTGATTTACTGTTGGGTATCTTCTTTGAGGATATTAACTACTCTGCCGATGGTGGCTTATACGCAGAATTGGTTCAAAACAGGGATTTCGAATATGACCCG contains:
- a CDS encoding glycoside hydrolase family 43 protein → MNMKKYITLLVLLFIGVLTGYCQQSAYLFVYFIGNKMSEEAIRMAVSLDGYNYKALNGNQPILDSRVISSTGGVRDPHILRCEDGKTFYMVVTDMVSGNGWNSNRAMVLLKSKDLVHWTSNIINIQKKYPAQENLKRVWAPQTVYDKEAGKYMVYWSMKHGNGADIIYYAYANKDFTDLEGEPKPLFLPKNGKSCIDGDIIYKDGLYHLFYKTEGDGNGIKKATTTSLTSGQWTESDDYKQQTKEAVEGAGIFPLIGSDKYILMYDVYMKGKYQFTESIDLENFKVIDHAVSMDFHPRHGTVTPITGKELNCLYKAYGKPEGL